AATTTTATACGGACCTCCTGGGACAGGCAAGACATATGCAACGATTGAAAAAGCTTTGGAGATTTTAGGAAAAAATTTTCAAAGCAGAGCGGAAGCAAAAAAGATATTTGATAAATGCAGAAAAGATGGGCAGATTGAATTTGTTACTTTTCATCAGAGCTATGGGTATGAAGAATTTGTAGAGGGTATTCATCCTGAAATTAATGAGGAAGGCAATCTGAATTACGAAATTAGAGATGGTATTTTTAAAGAGATTGCCAAAAGAGCAATGGAAAATTATAAAGGTAGTCTAGAAGAAAATAAGGCATCCAATCAGAATTTGAACTTAGAAGAATTGATTGAGGCTTTTAGTGATTACATCAGAGAAAGGCTTGATAAAGAGGAGGACTTTTTTTTTAAAGATAAGGTAAAAATAAAAGATATTCGAAGATCTGATACAGAGACAAAATCATTTATAACGGGAGGGTCTGTCAATAATCAGAGACTTACAACCGATATTTTAAAAAGAGATTATGAAGATTTTAAGGCAGGTAAAATCAAAAGTCCTAATGATGTCAAGCCGACCTATGAATCAAAAAGGCATAGACATGGAAATGCTATTTATTATTTTGCTTTATATAAAAAACTACAAGAATTTGAAAAAAAAGATTTTCAACAACCAATCAAAACGCAAAATGAAAGCATTTCATTAAAACCTTATATTCTGATTATTGATGAAATCAATCGAGGGAATATTTCTAAGATTTTTGGCGAACTCATCACATTATTAGAACCCACCAAACGCGTAGGAGAAAATGACGCATTGTACTTGAGTTTGCCCTATAGTAGGGAAAAATTTGGAGTGCCTAAAAATGTTTATATTATTGGCACGATGAATACGGCTGATCGAAGCATTGCTTTGATGGATACAGCTTTGCGTAGGAGGTTTGATTTTGTTGAAATGATGCCTGATGTCGAAAAATTGGATAAAGTCATAGAAAATATCAAGCTAAAAGAAATGTTAAAAACCATCAATGCGCGTATCGAATTTCTCTATGATAGGGAACATACCATCGGGCATACCTTTTTTATAGGCGTAGAAAGTTTAAAAGATACAAAAAATTTGAAAAATATTTTTCAACATAAAATCATTCCGTTGTTACAAGAATATTTTTATGAAGATTATGCCAAGATAGATGCTGTTTTGGGTGGAAATGGGATGATAGAAAAAATAGAAACTAAAGAAAATCTTTTTAGAAATTTAAATAAAGATTTAATGATTGATATTGAAAAAATTATTTACAAAATCAAAGATTTTAAGGATGGAATCTGGGACGATCCTGCAACCTATATCAAAATTTATCAAGAATTAGATTTTAAAGACAATGAACAAGAATAATAAATACATTCTCCAAATCACAGAATGGCAGAAATTTGGAATAGACGATATTGATGTGGGCAACAAAAACAAAGCCCAAAAAATATTTGATGAACTTAAAGATTTTGCCCTCTATGAAGAAAATCAAAACTTTTTAATTCCCGTTAAAGGAGGTAGGTACCTTAAAGCTGTAAATTATGTCGGGCTGATCCAGACTAAAAGCGGGTTTTCTTTGGAGATTTTACCTAAGATTGCACAAAACGACCAAGAGAATAAAGAAAAATCCAAAGAATTATTGCTGCAAATGTTAAAAACCTTGAAAAATTCCCCGTTTAAAACCACCCGTATTTCAAGTTTAAAAACCACGCAATCCTCACTTTTGGAGATTTTTGTACAAATGTTTTTAGATGAACTGATGAGGCTTATTAAAAAAGGACTCAAATCTTCTTATGAGTGCGTGGAAGAAAATCGATTTTGTTTCAAGGGAAAAATAATTTTCAATGAACATATTAAACACAATTTAATCCATCAAGAAAGATTTTGGACTCAAAGCGATGAACATATACCCAATATTCCTCAAAATCGGCTCATTGTTTCTGTCCTTGATTTTCTCTCAAAAATATCTTTAAGCACAGATTTAGAAAGTCTTTTGAGACGATGCCGTTTCATTTTTGATTCCATACCCTTGAGTAAAAATATTGAGAGAGATTTTGGATGTTGTTTCCAAAACAGAAGTTTGAGGCATTATGAAGCAATTCTTGCTTATTGCAGAGTGTTCTTAAAGAAACAAGTTTTTACTCTTTATGCTGGAAATAATGTGAGTATGGCTCTTTTGTTTGATATGAATAAACTTTTTGAATCTTATGTCGCGCATTGTTTCAAACAAGTTTCTCCTAAAGATTGGACGATTGTTTCCCAAGATCGCAGTAAATACTTATTGGAAGATAAATGGTGTGCTTTGCGCCCAGATATTGTGGCGACTAATGGAGAAAAA
Above is a window of Helicobacter sp. 12S02232-10 DNA encoding:
- a CDS encoding AAA family ATPase, with the translated sequence MKRVLKDYAGTLKEEIPKKFVELGILDKEKSLFLLAQPEKIDFIYKYHKKGGIKELTEWNSPPDRKSWGGGGPSASLNKYKEYLKAKTENSYKQIKSNQELDSSLPLNQILYGPPGTGKTYATIEKALEILGKNFQSRAEAKKIFDKCRKDGQIEFVTFHQSYGYEEFVEGIHPEINEEGNLNYEIRDGIFKEIAKRAMENYKGSLEENKASNQNLNLEELIEAFSDYIRERLDKEEDFFFKDKVKIKDIRRSDTETKSFITGGSVNNQRLTTDILKRDYEDFKAGKIKSPNDVKPTYESKRHRHGNAIYYFALYKKLQEFEKKDFQQPIKTQNESISLKPYILIIDEINRGNISKIFGELITLLEPTKRVGENDALYLSLPYSREKFGVPKNVYIIGTMNTADRSIALMDTALRRRFDFVEMMPDVEKLDKVIENIKLKEMLKTINARIEFLYDREHTIGHTFFIGVESLKDTKNLKNIFQHKIIPLLQEYFYEDYAKIDAVLGGNGMIEKIETKENLFRNLNKDLMIDIEKIIYKIKDFKDGIWDDPATYIKIYQELDFKDNEQE
- a CDS encoding McrC family protein; amino-acid sequence: MNKNNKYILQITEWQKFGIDDIDVGNKNKAQKIFDELKDFALYEENQNFLIPVKGGRYLKAVNYVGLIQTKSGFSLEILPKIAQNDQENKEKSKELLLQMLKTLKNSPFKTTRISSLKTTQSSLLEIFVQMFLDELMRLIKKGLKSSYECVEENRFCFKGKIIFNEHIKHNLIHQERFWTQSDEHIPNIPQNRLIVSVLDFLSKISLSTDLESLLRRCRFIFDSIPLSKNIERDFGCCFQNRSLRHYEAILAYCRVFLKKQVFTLYAGNNVSMALLFDMNKLFESYVAHCFKQVSPKDWTIVSQDRSKYLLEDKWCALRPDIVATNGEKIIIFDTKWKLLSDQIQKNISVADIYQMWAYASRYKSKKAVLIYPKVSETQGIYKKFEHDFKNNDFEPFLDIIFIDLREKMLENQLKEHLKL